The genomic window ATATCTCTCATATCTTCTATGTCAAATGTAGAAAGTATGGCGAGGGCTAGGGAAACCCCTATACCATTTACATTTATAAGAATTTCAAAGAGATTTCTCTCTTTCTCCTCTGCAAACCCTATGAGTTTAAACATATCCTCTCTTATATAGTTGTATATGTACAGTTTTGTTTCTTCTCCCAAAACCAGCTTTTCATAGGTCTTAAGAGAGATATTCACCCTGTATCCAATTCCATTTATATCTATGACTGCATACTCTAGTTTTTTTAACGACAATTCACCCTTGAGATATTCAAACATTCTACCCTCTCCAATAATCCTCTATATTTATTTTTTCCACCTTGTCTATTTTTTCCCCCAAAAACATCTCCCCCAACTCTTTAAAATGGCTAGGAGAATCACTCACATAAAACTCTATCTCGCCTTTGCTCTTTTTTGAGACAAGACTCTTGTCTGTCAATAGTTTTCCAAGCTCAAGAGCTGTTTCCACAGCTGGATTTACAACCTCTACTTCATGCTTTTCAAAATATCTTTTTATCTCCTCTTCTAGGAGAGGATAGTGCGTACATCCCATGATAAGAGAATCCACCCTGTTTTTAAATTCTCCTAAATATCTATCTATCATTATCTCTGTTATCTCGTCTTGTATCATTCCCTCTTCCACAAGCGGAACAAAAAGTGGGCATGATTTAGAGTGAACCTCTATACCAGCTCTTCCTGCAGATAGTGACTTCACATAGACTCCGCTAGATACAGTCCCCTTTGTACCGATGACTCCTACTTTACCATTCTTAGTTATCCCTAGAGCTCTTCTGCTTCCTGCCTCTATCACCCCTATCACAGGAAAAGTGCAGTGCTTTTTGAGCTCCTCCAAGGCAAAGGCAGATGCAGTATTACACGCCACCACCAGGGCTTTTATATCTTTTGTTTTCAGAAATTCTGCTATCTCCAGAGAATAATGAATTATGTTTTCCCTTGATTTTGAACCGTAGGGCAGTCTAGCCGTATCCCCAAAATAATATATTTTTTCTCCGGGAAGTACTTTTTTTATCTCTTTCACAACTGTAAGGCCGCCGAATCCCGAATCGAAAACCCCTATTCCTCTGTTATCCATATACTTATATTCACCTCTAAAAATAATTATACCATAATTTTTCTTGATACTCTTTGATGATATCTTTTGCATAGTTAAATTATTGAATTCATAAAAAAATCAAGCCAGCCTTCCCCTCACAAGCAGTACAGTTCTGAGTTTCTTCGTCATATTCATAAGTCTCTCGTAATACTCTTTCTCTTTATGCTCATCTGGGACTGCAAGTCCCAAAAATACAAGGTCAGTCTCTGATGAGTTTTCATATATCATCTCAGAAATGCTTTTTTCCTTCTCTTTGCTTACTATCTTTACTTCAGCATCAATTCTTAGATAGTCTAGCATCTCTTTCAACACCCCTTCTCTTTCAGAAGATTCGGCAGAGTTTCTCACAATACTGAGAAGCCTTATCCTGCTTTTTTTCCAGTCATCATTTAGAGACATAAGGTGTGCCAGATTCAGCATCAGGTTTCCGTTGTTTTCAAGGCCTCTCCACCATATATCTATGGTCTTCTTATTTCCAAAGGAGTTTTCATCATTTTCCACCAACAGAATTAAGTTCTTATCAAAATATGTGATCTTTCTTATAAATCTAATTAGGGGAGGAACACGTTCAGGTGACTTTGGGATTCCCATGAGTACAGTGTTTGGCTTCAATAAGCCTATACCATTCGTCTGTACTGTTTTCTCCATTGTAGCCGTCATGTCAGAACCTACTACTACTTCTGAAAATGCATTGAGGTTGTTCTCTTTTATATATCTCTCTAAGACACCCTTTGCATTTCCCACCTCCTCTTTTTTATCCTCTATTCTCCCAAAAATATAGTGTACCAGCGTTATTATACCTCTGCCCTTTGAAAATTGCTGTGCAAGGTAAACCAGTTCACTTCTGCTTTCTGGACCACCTGAAAATACAAGAATATCAGGTTTCCAGTTCTTTTCCTTTTTCTGGTTAAACCTCAGCTTCAGAAGGCATACCCTTATTATAGAGACCAAAACCCCGTCTCGCAAGTCTCCCCATGTCCTGCTTATATTTTTTTTGCTGAGGTATAGATAGATACAAAGAGTAAAAGCCAAACAGATTATCGTTGCGTTGGAATTTATCAAAAACATAACTCTGTACGAACCTAGAGCCCCTATAAGTGACACGATCCACGGAGTCTTGAAAGTTGGCCTGTAGCTAGGATTTCCCACCAGAGTTTCCAGAGCTGCCACTGTGTTTATGGCACCATAGGTATTCAGAAAAAACATTGTTATTACAGGAGCCACAAAATCCAGATTTACCTTCATTATAAATATAGTGGCTATAACAAAACTAACGAGAGAAGCTATCCTAGGTTCATTGGATTTTCCGCTTCCCTTACCGAAAATTTTTGGAAATACACTGTCCTTTGACAGGGCCATCATAGTTCTAGGTGCTGCTACCATACTCCCTAGTGCCGAAGAGAGGGTAGCGGCCCATATCCCGCCGATTACAAAAATCGGAAATCTTGTCTTGGATATAATTATCAGTTTATTGTTCAGAAGCTCTTCCCCGGAAACATTCATTCCAAGCCAGAATATCTGGGCAAGATATATGAGAAAGGTAACCCCTATAGCCGCGAGCGTTCCCTTGGGGATATCCTTCCTCGGATTTTTTAGGTCCCCGGACATGCTTACCCCTGCCAGTATCCCTGTTACCGCAGGGAAGAACACGGCAAAGGCCTTCCAGTAGTTACCACTGGCAGAAAATTCCCCTATGGATACAGGGACCATATTGTAGTTACCGGATACAGCTATAGTTCCTAGAGATAGAATTATCACAGAAAAGACCACATATTGTGTCTTCACAGCCAGGTCGGCTCCTACTGCGGAAATTACACCTATTATCACTGTTACTGCAAGGGCGATAATTTTATCATTTATGGCCGGATATATCATCTTTACCGATTCTACAAAACCAAGTATGTAAAGGGCTACAGATATTACCTGGGAGAGGTATAGGGGGATTCCTATACTTCCGCCAATCTCTAGTCCGAGACTCCTCGAGATTAGGTAATAAGCACCTCCTCCCTTGACATCCATATTGGTAGTTATAGATGACATGGAAAGTGCCGTCGATATGGTTATGACGTGGGCTAGGACAACTATACTGATAGTCCCCATTACCCCTGCATTACCAACTACCCATCCAAACCTGAGATAAAAAATTACACCTATTATAGTCAAAAAAGTTGGAAGAAAAACACCGTTAAATGCACCAAATCTCTTCTCCAATTGTTCACCCCTAAAATATTATTAATTTTGACTGAAAACCTTAATTCAGATAAAATTTATTCCATTACTTTTTTCAGATAGTGCCCTGTATAGCTCTCCTCTATTTGGACTAGCTGCTCAGGTGTTCCCACTGCTATTACTTTTCCTCCTTCATCTCCCCCTTCAGGTCCTATATCGATTATGTGGTCAGCTGTTTTTATCACATCTAGATTGTGCTCTATTATAATTACCGTATTCCCCTTGTCTACCAGCCTATTTAGTACCTCTAGAAGTTTCCTTATATCTTCAAAATGAAGTCCGGTCGTGGGTTCATCTAGGATATAGACAGTATGACCCCTTGCCATCTTTGATAGCTCTGTGGCAAGTTTTATTCTCTGAGCTTCTCCTCCAGAGAGAGTTGTTGCAGGCTGGCCGAGCTTTATATAATCCAAGCCCACTTCCATCAAAACTTTTAGTTTTCTCTCGAGAGAAGGTATCTTTTCAAAAAATTCATAGGCTTCCCCTACACTCATTCCCAATACATCAGATATATTCTTTCCCTTATATGTTACTTCTAAAGTCTCTCTGTTATATCTTTTTCCCTTACACACCTCACACTCTACATATACATCTGGGAGAAAGTTCATCTCTATTTTTATTATACCGGCTCCCTGGCAGGCTTCACACCTCCCACCTCTCACATTAAAAGAAAACCTTCCCTTCTTGTACCCTCGCATCTTAGATTCTTTTGTTTCTGCAAAAAGGTTTCTTATGTCGTCAAAAATTTTCGTATAAGTTGCTGGATTTGACCTAGGAGTCCTTCCTATGGGACTTTGATCTATATCGATCACCTTGTCTAGCTTTTCTACTCCTTTTATCCCTTTGTTTTCAAGTGGATATAGTTTTCCCTTATTTAGAATATTAAAGAGAAGAGGAAACAGAGTCTGATTTATAAGAGTTGATTTACCGCTTCCGCTGACACCTGTTACCAGAGTCATTACCCCGAGGGGGATTTCCACGTCTACATTTTTCAGGTTGTTTCCAGAAGCTCCCAAAAGTTTTATACTTTTTTTCCACTTTCTTCTTTTTTCCGGAGTCTTTATCTTAAGACTTCCCTTGAGATATTTTCCAGTCAATGAATTTTTTGACCTCATGATCTGATTAGGCGTACCTTTGGCCACAACCTCTCCTCCAAATCTTCCTGCACCTGGACCCAAATCAAATATATAGTCCGCCTGGAACATAGTATCTTCATCATGCTCCACCACAATAAGAGTATTTCCTAGGTCTTTTAGCCTGTTTAGCGTTGTCAGCAGTTTATTGTTGTCTCTCTGATGGAGACCGATGCTTGGTTCATCTAGTACATACAGTACCCCTGTAAGACCCGATCCTATTTGAGTTGCTAGCCTAATCCTCTGAGACTCACCCCCTGAAAGTGTCTTGGTTTCCCTTGCAAGACTCAGATAATCTAGGCCGACATTTATCATAAAAGACAACCTTTCTCTGATCTCTTTCAGGATCTCTTTGGCTATCATCTCCTCCTTTGGAGTGAGTTCTAGATTTTGAAAGAATTCTAGGGCTTCCCTCACACTTACAAAACATATTTCCATAATATTTTTATCATTTATCGTGACTCCCAAGACTTCCGGTTTGAGTCTTTTTCCGTCACATACCTTGCATATTTTCTCTATCATGTACTTATTTTCTATCTCTTCCTTCATAGAGTCAGAAGCAGTTTCATAATATCTTCTTTCTAGATTTTTGACTGCCCCTTCATACTCTTTCATCCCATGATACTGAAAATCTCTTCCCTTGTAATCAACTCTGAAGCTCTTCCCCGTCACACCGTAAAACACAATATCCAGTTCCCTTTTGGAAAGGTCCTTCACAGGCTTATCGAGGTCTACATCAAAGGCTCTGGCCATAGACTCGAAAACAGCCCAGCTATAGCCTTTTCTTGCAGATGCACCTGGTATGTATATTCCGCCATTATTCAATGATAGGTTTTCGTCTTCTATCAGCCTATTTTCATCAACCTCCAGTTTTTTTCCAAGTCCATTGCATTCTGGACATGCCCCGTAGGGTGCATTAAAGGAAAAAAGCCTTGGGTTTATATCGGGTATGCTGACCTCCTCATGATTTGGGCAGACAAAGTTTTCGCTGTAACTGAAATCTTCCCCGTCTATATCTAGGACAACCCTTCCACCAGAAAGCTCTGTTGATGTCTCCACTGACTGGGTAAATCTGCTTATGAAATCTTTGTCCTCTTTTTTTAAAACGACCCTGTCCACCACAACTTCTATTGTATGTTTTTTATTCTTATCTAGGTCTATATCGTCCTCTAGATGAAGGACCTCTCCGTTCACTCTGACCCTCACAAATCCCTTTTTTTGAAGATTAATAAAAAGATTTTTATGAGTTCCTTTTTTTTCCTTCATAAGTGGAGACATCAGTATTATTTTAGATCCCTCTTGAAATCTTCCTAGAATGCTGTCTACCATCTCCTCTATACTCTGCTTTTCCACCTTTTCACCACAGATAGGACAGTGGGCAGTTCCTATATGTGCAAAAAGAAGTCTCATATAGTCATAGACCTCTGTCATCGTTCCCACTATGGATCTCGGGTTCTTATTGGTCGTCTTTTGCTCTATGGATATGGCAGGGGACAGCCCCTCTATACTGTCCACATCGGGTTTTTGCATCTGTCCGATAAACTGTCTGGCATAGGCTGAAAGACTTTCTACATATCTCCTCTGACCTTCAGAATATATTGTATCAAAGGCCAGAGAGGATTTACCGCTTCCACTGACTCCGGTTATTACCACAAATTTATTTTTCGGTATATCTACATTTATATTTTTGAGATTGTGCTCTCTTGCCCCTTTTATTACTATTTTATCTAGCATAGATTCACCTCTTTACTCAAATTTAGAAGTTTCTTACCAATCCTCAATTACTCTGTACTCTATCCCATGCACTTTTCTGACAGTTTATTAGTTTTTACAGGTATATCTTACGATTCAAATTAAACATAAAAATAGTAAATTTCATTTTAATAATTATAACATTTTACCATTTTTCTCACAAATAAAAGCATATTTTAGAAAAATAAAATTTCATACTGAGACCACATCTCAGTATGAAATTACTTTAACTTTGCACAATTTGTCTGCTAAAAAAATACTATCTTAATTAAAAAAATATTTATTATTTATAAAGTTGATTTTAATACAACATGGTTGTATACATAAAATATACGCATAATCACGTTAGAGGAGGTATCAAATGAAAATAGGTGTACCTAAAGAGATTAAAAACAACGAAAACAGAGTAGGTCTTGTCCCGGCATCTGTGGCTCAGCTTGTTGCTGACGGTCATGAATTATTTGTTGAGACCAACGCAGGTATAGGGGTCGGAATCGCCGATGGAGAGTATATCAAGGCTGGAGCGAAAATTCTAACGTCTTTAGAAGATATATTTGAAAAAGCAGACATGATTATAAAGGTAAAAGAACCTCAACCTCGAGAAATAGCCTGCCTAAAACCTCGGCACCTTTTGTATACATATCTTCATCTAGCTGCTGACAAACCTCAGACAGAAGGTCTAATGGCATCGGGAGCCACATGCATTGCCTATGAAACTATCGTTTTAGAAGACAGATCTATTCCTCTCCTTGCACCTATGTCAGAGGTGGCCGGAAGAATGGCAACTCAGATGGGTGCCTTTTATCTCCAAGAAAATAAGGGGGGGAAAGGGATTCTTATAGGGGGAGTTCCAGGGACCAAGAGAGCAAAATGTGTTATTATAGGGGCCGGAGTAGCCGGAAAAAACGCCCTTCAGATGGCAGTAGGTTTAGGGGCTGACTGCACCATCTTAGATGTAGATATTCATAAATTAAGATATTTAGATGATATTTACGGAAATCAAATCAAAACTCTCTACTCCAACTCCCACAATATAGAGGAAGCTGTTATCACTGCCGACCTGGTTATCGGAACGGTACTTATTCCCGGAGCCAAAGCACCGAAGCTTGTGACAAGGGAGCATATCAAAAGAATGGAACCTGGAACGGTTTTGGTTGACGTGGCCATTGACCAGGGTGGATGCTTTGAGACCTCTAAGGCTACAACACATGCGGAGCCTATTTATTTTGTGGACGATGTCCTTCATTACTGCGTGGCAAACATGCCAGGTGCCTTTGCCAGAACTTCTGCCTATGCACTAAACAATGCAACTCTCAAATATGCCAGGGCTCTCGCAGGAATGGATATCCACCAGGCCTGTAAAAAATATCCTGAACTAATCAATGGAATCAATGTAATCCATGGAAAACTTGTCTACGAACAGGTGGCAAAAGATTTAGATCTTACATACACTCCTCTAAAAGAGATATGTAAATAAACTAATTATTTAGAAACAAAAAAGACCGGTTATCTCATATTGACCGGTCTTTTTAAATTCCTAAGAAAAATTATCCATACTTTTTTAGAGTTCCTGTCTACCCTCTAGTGCCTTTGATATAGTTGCTGTATCAGAGAACTCTATATTCCCTCCCATAGGAATTCCGCTGGCTATTTTAGTGACCTTGATTCCAAAAGGCTTCAGAAGATTTGTCAGATACATTGCCGTAGTTTCTCCCTCTAAGTCAGGATTCATTGCCAGTATGACCTCTTTCACCTCTTCTGCTGCAACTCTCTCCACTAGAGATTTTATATTGAGCTTATCTGGAGTCATTCCATTTAAAGGATCTATTTTACCGTTTAAAACGTGATATCTCCCCCTATACTTCTTGGCCTTTTCAAAGGAAACTATATCCCTGGTATCCTCTACTACACATATTATCTCATTGCTCCTGTATTCATCCCTGCACACGTCACAGGTTTCCTCTTCACCAAAATTCCCGCAAATCACACATTTTTTTATTGAACTCTTTACGTCTTTTATCGCCTCTGTAAATCTCTTTACTTCTATATCTTCCATTTCCAAGACATGAAATGCAAGTCTGGTTGCACTTTTTCTTCCTATTCCTGGAAGTTTGTTAAACTCATCTATCAATCTTTCAAGGGATTTGGTAGCCATTAATTTCCTCCTTTAAAAAAACTTCTGCATGCTATATTTCAAAATAAATTTCTATATCTAGAAAAATAATTTTAAAAGGATGCAGAATCTATCTGAGTATATTATATAGCATTATATCAATATTTTCTAATGAATATTGATTTTTCAATTTTATGCTATATGAAAAAAATGAAAAAATAACAAAGTCAAAAGGATTTTATTCTCTTTAAGATAATATAGATAGTAGAAGCCTCTGTGTAATTCTTGAGAGAAAATTTTTAAGGGAGGGTACCAATCATGAAAAAATTTGCCTTGCTTTTAACTCTAGCTGTTTTAATAATTGGATGTTCAAAAGCTGATCCTAAAGAGGATGTTATCACAAAAACTGAAACTGCCATTGTTCAGCAAGATATGTCTAGCCTAGAGGCTGATAAACTCGAAGCTGCCAGAATCGAAGCTGCCCGTATGGAAGCCGCTAAAATTGAGGCTGCCAAACTTGAAGCTGCTAGGATCAAAGCTGCTGAAATGGAAGCTGCTAGGATCAAAGCTGCTGAAATGGAAGCCGCTAGAATTAAAGCTGCTGAAATGAAAGTTGCTGCCGCAGCCAATACGGATGCTGCAGCTAGAAAAATGACCAAGGTAATTGAACCTTCTGCTGATAGTATCAATGCCATCATCGAGGAAAAAGTGGATGAACAGGTTATGGAAGAGGAAGCCACTTCCAAAGCTATGGAAGAAGTTGTTGTTGAAGAACCAGTTTCTCCTGTAGAGGAAAAATCATCTAAAGGTTTATTATTCGGATTTGGTGCTTTAGCAGCTGCAGTTGCCGTTTATTTTGTTTCTAAGAAAAAATAGCAGACAATCAAAGGGAGGAGTTTTCTCCCTTTTTTCGTATGTTATAGTTAGGAGGCGATCTTATGAACCATTTATTAACTTTAATATTTCTTATTTTTTCCACTCTCGCTTTTTCAATGGATTTTTCATCTTTTGAAAAACCCTCGGACTCAGAACTAAAAAAAGCTCTCACCGATTTACAGTATAAGGTTACTCAGAAAAATGGAACAGAAAGACCTTTTGATAATGAATACTGGGACAACACAAGAGAGGGCATCTACGTTGATCTTATTTCAGGGGAACCCCTTTTTTCTTCCAAAGATAAATTTAAATCCGGTACTGGTTGGCCTAGTTTTACAAAACCTCTTGTTGATGAAAACATTGTCACCAAGAAAGATTTTGCTCTTTTTATGATAAGGACAGAAGTTAGGAGCAAACATGGAGATTCCCATCTAGGGCATGTGTTCAAAGATGGACCCCTTCCTACGGGTCTGCGTTATTGTCTCAACTCTGCATCTCTTCGTTTCATTCCAAAAGAAGATCTGGCTAAAGAGGGATATGGAGAATTTTTAAAAGAATTTGAAGAGTAAAAAAAAGTAGCTGATCTCTGTCAGCTACTTTTTTTACTCTATAATCTTCCCTTACCGAATATAACTCTTTCGTCTTTACTCATTCCACAAGGAATCCCCACCTTGTCAGAAAGCCTTTTTATCTCGTCCATGACAAATCCCATGGCAGTATCTTCGTTAATATCTTTTACATCACTTCCCATTGCAAAAGCCACTTCTATCATTTTTTTAAAAATTTTATCTGATGAAAATCCTTGTTGTTCTGGTATGAAATCCCTGTACTTTTCTTCCTGAATGTTCTCCTCATGATAATTTTTCTCTTCCATGGAATATATATGACCTAAAACAGTGTTATTGTAGGAAATTCCAGCCATGTAATTTCCATAAGTTATCTGCTCTCTAACCTCATCATCCATCTTATCCTGATCTATTATATTGTCAAGATTGGAAAAAAGTATCTTGATAGCCTGAAAAGCACATGCATCGGTCATGGGCGTTGCGGAATCAGAAAGATAAGCCTCCACAGCATGTCTTAAGGCATCTATCCCTATGGCTCCCATTATCTTATTTGAAATTCCCTTTAAAAGATCGGAATCTGTGACAGTTATAATAGGAGTGGTGCTTCTGTCTATAAGAATTTTCTCATCTCCATTTTTATTTTTTTGAGTAAATATAGGTACTTCTCCAGTCATAAAGGAAGTGACATTTATAGCTACCAGGGGCAGACTCTCTTCACTCTTACACATTTCATCCTTACACCGAAGCATGAGGGACATCCCCTTTGCACAATTTCTTGTAGAATTACCTCCAAAGGAAATTATGAAATCACATTTTTCTCTTTTTACAATCTCTACACCTTTGAGAATATCTCTCATATCAGGGCGAGCCTTGGTTTTATCATATATTACATAATTTATATCATTTTCATCTAACATATCTTTCAACTGAGTAATAATTTCACTTTCTAGTATAGCCTTGCAAGTAACAACTATTGCTTTTTTTAGTTTGAGTTTTTTTATCTCCTTGCCTGCTTGTTTTAAACACCCTGCACCCATAAGACTCATAGGTGATATAAAAAATCTGTGCTGCATATTATCCCCCCAGTATCTTTCTTTCTCTCATTATAAGGTTATTTCACTAGACCCGTTTTGTCAACAATAAAAATTTTATTTGCTATTTTTTTAGTATTTTCATGATCCAAAGCGTTTATAAATAGCCTGCCCATATATTTAAAACAAGAAAACTGCAGAAAATTTTTTCTGCAGCTGACATTTTTAATGGAATAGCATTTTAAAATTCAGATTTTTACCTGCTAAAAGTAGATGTCTAAGTCCAATTTATT from uncultured Ilyobacter sp. includes these protein-coding regions:
- the ruvA gene encoding Holliday junction branch migration protein RuvA produces the protein MFEYLKGELSLKKLEYAVIDINGIGYRVNISLKTYEKLVLGEETKLYIYNYIREDMFKLIGFAEEKERNLFEILINVNGIGVSLALAILSTFDIEDMRDIVSREDVKLLTKVPKLGIKKAQKLIVDVKDKLKGLKFEDSTTEGSAIKGLQIEEELYMALESLGYSQKDIEKLVTKEEIMAYGGIEEAIKDVLKKIHNKF
- the murI gene encoding glutamate racemase; translation: MDNRGIGVFDSGFGGLTVVKEIKKVLPGEKIYYFGDTARLPYGSKSRENIIHYSLEIAEFLKTKDIKALVVACNTASAFALEELKKHCTFPVIGVIEAGSRRALGITKNGKVGVIGTKGTVSSGVYVKSLSAGRAGIEVHSKSCPLFVPLVEEGMIQDEITEIMIDRYLGEFKNRVDSLIMGCTHYPLLEEEIKRYFEKHEVEVVNPAVETALELGKLLTDKSLVSKKSKGEIEFYVSDSPSHFKELGEMFLGEKIDKVEKINIEDYWRG
- the uvrA gene encoding excinuclease ABC subunit UvrA, which produces MLDKIVIKGAREHNLKNINVDIPKNKFVVITGVSGSGKSSLAFDTIYSEGQRRYVESLSAYARQFIGQMQKPDVDSIEGLSPAISIEQKTTNKNPRSIVGTMTEVYDYMRLLFAHIGTAHCPICGEKVEKQSIEEMVDSILGRFQEGSKIILMSPLMKEKKGTHKNLFINLQKKGFVRVRVNGEVLHLEDDIDLDKNKKHTIEVVVDRVVLKKEDKDFISRFTQSVETSTELSGGRVVLDIDGEDFSYSENFVCPNHEEVSIPDINPRLFSFNAPYGACPECNGLGKKLEVDENRLIEDENLSLNNGGIYIPGASARKGYSWAVFESMARAFDVDLDKPVKDLSKRELDIVFYGVTGKSFRVDYKGRDFQYHGMKEYEGAVKNLERRYYETASDSMKEEIENKYMIEKICKVCDGKRLKPEVLGVTINDKNIMEICFVSVREALEFFQNLELTPKEEMIAKEILKEIRERLSFMINVGLDYLSLARETKTLSGGESQRIRLATQIGSGLTGVLYVLDEPSIGLHQRDNNKLLTTLNRLKDLGNTLIVVEHDEDTMFQADYIFDLGPGAGRFGGEVVAKGTPNQIMRSKNSLTGKYLKGSLKIKTPEKRRKWKKSIKLLGASGNNLKNVDVEIPLGVMTLVTGVSGSGKSTLINQTLFPLLFNILNKGKLYPLENKGIKGVEKLDKVIDIDQSPIGRTPRSNPATYTKIFDDIRNLFAETKESKMRGYKKGRFSFNVRGGRCEACQGAGIIKIEMNFLPDVYVECEVCKGKRYNRETLEVTYKGKNISDVLGMSVGEAYEFFEKIPSLERKLKVLMEVGLDYIKLGQPATTLSGGEAQRIKLATELSKMARGHTVYILDEPTTGLHFEDIRKLLEVLNRLVDKGNTVIIIEHNLDVIKTADHIIDIGPEGGDEGGKVIAVGTPEQLVQIEESYTGHYLKKVME
- the ald gene encoding alanine dehydrogenase → MKIGVPKEIKNNENRVGLVPASVAQLVADGHELFVETNAGIGVGIADGEYIKAGAKILTSLEDIFEKADMIIKVKEPQPREIACLKPRHLLYTYLHLAADKPQTEGLMASGATCIAYETIVLEDRSIPLLAPMSEVAGRMATQMGAFYLQENKGGKGILIGGVPGTKRAKCVIIGAGVAGKNALQMAVGLGADCTILDVDIHKLRYLDDIYGNQIKTLYSNSHNIEEAVITADLVIGTVLIPGAKAPKLVTREHIKRMEPGTVLVDVAIDQGGCFETSKATTHAEPIYFVDDVLHYCVANMPGAFARTSAYALNNATLKYARALAGMDIHQACKKYPELINGINVIHGKLVYEQVAKDLDLTYTPLKEICK
- the recR gene encoding recombination mediator RecR, producing MATKSLERLIDEFNKLPGIGRKSATRLAFHVLEMEDIEVKRFTEAIKDVKSSIKKCVICGNFGEEETCDVCRDEYRSNEIICVVEDTRDIVSFEKAKKYRGRYHVLNGKIDPLNGMTPDKLNIKSLVERVAAEEVKEVILAMNPDLEGETTAMYLTNLLKPFGIKVTKIASGIPMGGNIEFSDTATISKALEGRQEL
- the msrB gene encoding peptide-methionine (R)-S-oxide reductase MsrB; its protein translation is MNHLLTLIFLIFSTLAFSMDFSSFEKPSDSELKKALTDLQYKVTQKNGTERPFDNEYWDNTREGIYVDLISGEPLFSSKDKFKSGTGWPSFTKPLVDENIVTKKDFALFMIRTEVRSKHGDSHLGHVFKDGPLPTGLRYCLNSASLRFIPKEDLAKEGYGEFLKEFEE
- a CDS encoding iron-containing alcohol dehydrogenase is translated as MQHRFFISPMSLMGAGCLKQAGKEIKKLKLKKAIVVTCKAILESEIITQLKDMLDENDINYVIYDKTKARPDMRDILKGVEIVKREKCDFIISFGGNSTRNCAKGMSLMLRCKDEMCKSEESLPLVAINVTSFMTGEVPIFTQKNKNGDEKILIDRSTTPIITVTDSDLLKGISNKIMGAIGIDALRHAVEAYLSDSATPMTDACAFQAIKILFSNLDNIIDQDKMDDEVREQITYGNYMAGISYNNTVLGHIYSMEEKNYHEENIQEEKYRDFIPEQQGFSSDKIFKKMIEVAFAMGSDVKDINEDTAMGFVMDEIKRLSDKVGIPCGMSKDERVIFGKGRL